The following proteins are encoded in a genomic region of Paenibacillus sp. FSL H3-0469:
- the hflX gene encoding GTPase HflX: protein MEPVQQKAVIVGVQLQNDTNFAYSMEELRNLAAACEIEVVAELSQKSSRVNPSHYIGSGKIQELALLMEQHDAPVVIFNDELSPSQIRNLESSLDRQVIDRTILILNIFASRAKTKEAQLQVEVAQLQYMLPRLSGLRESLGRQGGGAGLKNRGAGETKLELDRRRIEERISVLQLELQTQVARRQIQRKQRHKNEVPVVCLVGYTNTGKSSLMNTLVETYHPGSGKGVLAKDMLFATLETSVRSIALPDHKTFLLTDTVGFVSQLPHHLVKAFRSTLEEVTEADLLIHVVDIADPQHEQHMAVTNETLKALGADGIPTLYAYNKADLREEPYPQVEENSVTLSAKKNRGTAELVTLIRSRIFTDYVQCEILVPFDRGSIVSYFNEHADVQSVSYEEQGTRLKLECRAADYERFRDDFVELPQ, encoded by the coding sequence ATGGAACCCGTACAACAGAAAGCCGTTATCGTCGGCGTACAGCTGCAGAACGACACGAACTTCGCTTATTCCATGGAGGAGCTGCGTAATCTGGCAGCCGCCTGCGAGATTGAGGTCGTGGCTGAGCTTAGCCAGAAATCCAGCCGGGTGAACCCGTCGCATTACATCGGGTCCGGCAAAATCCAGGAGCTGGCGCTGCTGATGGAGCAGCATGATGCACCGGTCGTTATTTTCAATGATGAGCTGTCTCCCTCCCAGATCCGCAATCTGGAGTCATCACTGGACCGCCAGGTCATTGACCGGACCATTCTGATTCTGAATATCTTCGCCTCGCGGGCGAAGACCAAGGAAGCCCAGCTTCAGGTAGAGGTCGCACAGCTGCAATATATGCTGCCCCGCCTGAGCGGTCTGCGTGAGTCTCTTGGCAGACAAGGCGGCGGGGCCGGTCTGAAGAATAGAGGGGCCGGGGAAACCAAGCTGGAGCTGGACCGCAGACGGATTGAAGAGCGGATCTCCGTATTGCAGTTAGAGCTGCAGACGCAGGTCGCAAGGCGCCAGATCCAGCGTAAGCAGCGGCATAAGAACGAGGTGCCTGTGGTCTGTCTGGTCGGCTACACCAACACCGGCAAGTCCAGCTTAATGAACACCCTGGTCGAGACCTATCATCCCGGTTCGGGCAAAGGCGTGCTCGCCAAGGATATGCTGTTCGCGACGCTTGAGACCTCAGTGCGCAGCATTGCGCTGCCCGATCACAAAACCTTCCTGCTAACCGACACCGTAGGCTTCGTCAGCCAGCTGCCCCATCATCTGGTGAAGGCGTTCCGCTCGACCCTGGAGGAGGTAACGGAAGCCGATCTGCTGATTCATGTCGTCGATATTGCTGATCCGCAGCATGAGCAGCATATGGCTGTTACGAATGAGACCCTGAAGGCGCTGGGCGCTGACGGAATCCCTACCCTGTACGCCTACAACAAGGCTGATCTCAGGGAGGAGCCTTACCCGCAGGTGGAGGAGAACTCTGTAACCCTGTCTGCTAAGAAAAACCGCGGGACCGCCGAGCTGGTCACTCTGATCCGCAGCCGCATCTTCACCGACTATGTTCAGTGTGAGATCCTGGTCCCGTTCGACCGGGGCAGCATTGTCTCCTATTTCAACGAACATGCCGATGTGCAGTCCGTCAGCTACGAGGAGCAGGGCACACGCCTGAAGCTGGAATGCCGGGCCGCCGATTACGAGCGGTTCAGAGATGATTTTGTAGAGCTGCCGCAATAA